A region of Roseobacter litoralis Och 149 DNA encodes the following proteins:
- a CDS encoding extracellular solute-binding protein encodes MKLLNSTALATALFATSVAAEGELVLYHWFEYMPQELLEKFTAETGVNVTMDTYDSNEAMLASLKAGGMGTYDLAVPGDYMVEIMAGEGLLDTIAEGELSNKGNIAAEWADPSFDPGRKHSIPYQWGSTAFAVDTDAFSGAINTTDILFNPPAELSGKINMLDSQGEVLAMASLHMGIPQCSTDRAQLSALNDMLQEAKTHWASFNSDTAKEVLVSGDVDVGMIYDGFSAKARAEKASITYAFPAEGYVVWMDNVVLLNDAPNRDNAIKFMDFLLEPENIAVVSNYARYGNGVTGTGEFLDPELATLPESNPPADAGAGAFIQVCDEATQAVYDQIWVNLKK; translated from the coding sequence ATGAAGCTACTGAATTCCACCGCCCTGGCCACCGCATTATTCGCCACCAGCGTTGCTGCCGAGGGCGAGTTGGTTCTGTATCACTGGTTTGAGTATATGCCGCAGGAATTGCTGGAAAAGTTCACCGCTGAAACCGGCGTAAACGTCACCATGGATACATATGATTCAAACGAAGCCATGCTGGCGTCGCTCAAGGCCGGTGGTATGGGCACCTATGACCTCGCCGTGCCGGGCGACTATATGGTTGAGATCATGGCGGGCGAAGGTTTGCTGGACACGATTGCGGAAGGTGAACTGTCCAACAAGGGCAATATCGCAGCGGAATGGGCGGACCCCAGCTTTGACCCCGGACGCAAGCATTCAATCCCCTATCAATGGGGTTCTACCGCTTTTGCCGTTGATACCGACGCGTTCAGCGGGGCCATCAACACGACGGATATTCTGTTTAACCCGCCTGCCGAACTGTCGGGAAAAATCAACATGCTGGATAGTCAGGGTGAAGTTCTGGCCATGGCGTCCCTGCATATGGGCATCCCGCAGTGTTCAACGGATCGTGCGCAACTCAGCGCTTTGAACGATATGCTACAGGAGGCCAAAACGCATTGGGCGTCTTTCAACTCTGACACCGCCAAAGAGGTTCTTGTGTCCGGTGATGTGGATGTTGGCATGATCTATGACGGCTTCAGCGCCAAGGCCCGTGCGGAAAAAGCGTCGATCACATATGCTTTCCCGGCCGAAGGGTACGTTGTCTGGATGGACAATGTGGTTTTGTTGAACGACGCGCCAAACCGGGACAACGCCATCAAATTCATGGATTTCCTGCTGGAACCCGAAAACATCGCGGTAGTGTCGAATTATGCCCGCTATGGCAATGGCGTGACGGGCACCGGTGAATTCCTTGACCCGGAACTGGCGACTTTGCCTGAATCAAACCCGCCAGCAGATGCGGGTGCGGGTGCCTTTATTCAGGTTTGCGATGAGGCGACACAGGCGGTGTACGATCAGATTTGGGTCAATCTGAAAAAGTAG
- a CDS encoding Ig-like domain-containing protein — protein sequence MSGNIKTTSGSGQSVLAFENSLGTYGQTSRLAQSLSDANTTAADNLSGGAKPIVSFTPGLFGADETQDDIPFVEINHLTGCCCIGCGGMPPEDLVLTRAIVANDPDNELGAVNLSAPSQLSDLAGFLTTDFWTAFGTVPRQFNLTDSGLNPKSGVLHYNVSGFSNVNRAGTDTNGLTAPRADLVRDVMDVFGEVLGISFVETSSSNADFTDIFFKDTDAGRAYANSTGFSAGVQYSWINIGQDWSGGTSTYNDYTLQTIFHEVGHALGLGHQGLYNGSGSFPSDADFDNDSWQATMMSYFSQNENTTIPASFAFLQTPMAVDWIALQDMYGDQSSGGTNFGISNAFLGDTVYGFNTNISANTSNIWAEFATYANRTASTIVDAAGIDTLDFSGYSANQLINLTPTSQFATAPSISNIGGLTGNLTLAEGTIIENAIGGSGSDTFFGNDASNVFRGNGGNDTFNDSLGDDTYYGGSGTDTVDFLGLFSNYSFSISGTFLSVINVAMNLVENTVEFLSFDDQTFSFQNILDGLGSNAAPVASDDAFATDEASPLAAASILANDTDGDGDPLSVATVNNEAANVGSQIALASGALLTVDPNGTFDYDPNGAFDALNEGQSATDSFTYTATDDSDQSNTATVTITVNGVDDSPSAAPVGQSGVATVSQAGPGQWHTVSFATAIADAVVVMGPASDFDDAPLSTRVRNVTDTGFEFQIDEWDYLDGVHTSESIGWLAVSEGSHTLSSGETIVAATASVGTGLETLSFGETLSNAVVLAEVTSLNEASAVTTRIRNVTDQGFQTQITEEEAGGAHVDETVSWIAIETGQNAIFEAFITPDEVNETASRYDFNANFVTAPVVLADMQSTDGADTSTTRLAAVDATGVSLFVEEEQSQDTEIGHTDETLGVVALKGGLIFVNDQPNTAPVAQNDTATVTEDVALSLDVLANDVDADGDVLSLSGIEGQPVTIGQTVTLASGARVKWDTDQTLTYDQNGAFDALSTGQTATDQFVYSVTDADGAISSASVTVTINGLDEPLLTDAIGQGGVASVGQTGPDQWHSVAFDTQIENAVVVLGPVTSNDAQELTTRVRNVTDNGFEFQIDEWDYLDGVHGVEDIGWLAIAEGSHTLNSGQTIVASTASVGVGFAAVAFGETLDDAIVFAETTTVNDAAALATRIRSVTDQGFEVQIEEEEAGGAHVAETVSWIAIETGGSGGLEAVRTGDQLDERADSFVFTQPFTDTPVFIADMQTTDGVDTATLRLSEIDANGVSMFVQEERSADTEVDHTNEVAGYLALQDGLIYLDSFMA from the coding sequence ATGAGTGGAAATATCAAAACAACCAGTGGCTCGGGCCAAAGCGTTCTGGCCTTTGAAAACAGTCTGGGCACGTATGGCCAGACCTCCCGGCTGGCGCAGTCTCTTTCGGATGCGAACACCACAGCCGCGGACAACCTTTCAGGTGGTGCCAAACCCATCGTTTCTTTCACACCCGGTCTTTTTGGCGCTGATGAAACGCAAGACGATATCCCTTTTGTCGAGATCAACCACCTGACCGGGTGCTGTTGTATCGGCTGCGGCGGCATGCCCCCCGAAGACCTCGTTCTCACCAGAGCCATCGTCGCGAATGATCCGGACAACGAGCTTGGGGCAGTCAACTTGTCCGCCCCCTCACAGCTCAGCGATCTGGCTGGTTTTCTGACGACAGATTTCTGGACAGCCTTTGGCACCGTCCCACGACAATTCAACCTGACGGATTCGGGCCTCAATCCAAAAAGCGGTGTACTGCATTATAATGTAAGCGGTTTTTCAAACGTGAACCGCGCTGGCACGGACACAAATGGGCTGACCGCGCCGCGTGCTGATCTGGTCCGCGATGTCATGGATGTCTTTGGCGAGGTGCTCGGTATCTCATTCGTTGAGACGAGTTCCTCGAACGCCGATTTCACGGATATTTTCTTCAAGGATACCGACGCAGGTCGTGCCTATGCGAACTCAACAGGGTTTTCAGCAGGCGTGCAATATTCATGGATCAACATTGGACAAGACTGGTCCGGGGGTACATCGACCTACAACGACTACACGCTGCAGACGATTTTCCACGAAGTCGGCCATGCATTGGGCTTGGGTCATCAGGGTCTCTACAATGGCAGCGGTTCATTTCCGAGTGATGCCGATTTTGACAATGACAGCTGGCAGGCGACGATGATGTCGTATTTCAGCCAGAACGAAAACACCACGATCCCGGCCAGCTTTGCCTTTCTCCAGACACCCATGGCCGTGGATTGGATCGCCTTGCAGGACATGTACGGCGATCAGAGCTCTGGCGGCACGAATTTTGGCATCAGCAACGCGTTTCTGGGCGATACGGTCTATGGGTTCAACACCAATATCTCCGCCAACACGTCGAATATCTGGGCTGAGTTTGCAACCTATGCAAACAGAACCGCCTCGACGATTGTGGATGCAGCCGGCATCGACACGCTTGATTTCAGTGGATATTCCGCAAACCAACTGATCAACCTGACCCCCACCAGCCAGTTCGCGACGGCACCGTCTATCTCCAACATCGGCGGTCTGACGGGCAATCTGACGCTCGCTGAAGGCACGATCATCGAGAACGCCATTGGCGGTTCGGGATCGGATACGTTTTTTGGCAATGATGCCTCGAATGTTTTCAGGGGCAATGGTGGCAACGACACCTTTAACGACAGCCTTGGGGATGACACCTATTACGGCGGCTCCGGCACCGACACGGTCGATTTTCTCGGTCTGTTTTCAAACTATTCCTTCAGCATCAGCGGCACGTTCCTTTCTGTGATCAATGTCGCGATGAACCTTGTAGAAAACACTGTTGAATTCCTCAGCTTTGATGATCAGACCTTCAGCTTTCAGAACATTCTGGATGGGCTGGGAAGCAATGCGGCACCCGTTGCGAGCGACGATGCCTTTGCAACCGATGAGGCCAGCCCGCTTGCAGCGGCCAGTATTCTGGCCAATGACACCGATGGCGATGGCGACCCGCTCAGCGTCGCCACCGTGAACAACGAAGCCGCGAATGTCGGCAGTCAGATTGCCCTCGCCTCCGGCGCATTGCTGACGGTCGATCCGAATGGGACGTTCGATTATGACCCCAACGGCGCGTTCGATGCCCTTAACGAGGGGCAATCAGCTACCGACAGTTTCACCTATACCGCAACCGATGACAGTGACCAATCGAACACGGCTACTGTGACGATCACGGTGAACGGCGTGGATGATAGCCCTTCGGCGGCACCCGTCGGGCAAAGTGGCGTGGCCACCGTGTCGCAAGCCGGCCCTGGTCAATGGCACACGGTCAGCTTTGCAACGGCAATTGCAGACGCTGTCGTCGTGATGGGCCCGGCAAGTGACTTTGACGATGCCCCGCTCAGCACACGGGTGCGCAATGTCACGGACACAGGTTTCGAGTTCCAGATCGACGAATGGGATTATCTGGATGGAGTCCACACAAGCGAGAGTATCGGCTGGCTGGCCGTGTCCGAGGGATCCCATACGCTCAGCAGCGGCGAGACGATTGTTGCCGCGACCGCATCCGTTGGCACCGGCCTTGAAACGCTCAGCTTTGGTGAAACGCTGAGCAACGCCGTGGTTTTGGCTGAGGTTACATCACTCAATGAGGCCAGTGCCGTGACCACCCGCATCCGCAACGTCACCGATCAGGGCTTTCAGACGCAGATCACCGAAGAAGAAGCAGGCGGCGCGCATGTGGATGAAACCGTGTCGTGGATCGCGATTGAAACCGGTCAAAACGCGATTTTCGAAGCGTTCATCACCCCGGATGAGGTGAACGAGACAGCGTCGCGCTATGATTTCAACGCCAACTTTGTGACCGCGCCGGTGGTGCTGGCCGACATGCAATCCACTGATGGCGCAGACACATCAACCACGCGCCTCGCCGCTGTTGACGCCACGGGCGTCTCTCTCTTTGTCGAGGAAGAGCAATCTCAAGACACCGAAATTGGCCATACGGATGAAACCCTTGGTGTCGTGGCGCTCAAAGGTGGCCTGATCTTTGTCAATGACCAGCCAAACACCGCACCGGTGGCGCAGAACGATACCGCAACCGTGACCGAGGACGTGGCGCTGTCGCTGGATGTTCTGGCGAATGATGTGGATGCAGACGGTGATGTGTTGTCTTTGTCCGGCATCGAGGGTCAGCCAGTTACCATCGGTCAGACGGTCACGCTTGCTTCGGGCGCGCGCGTCAAATGGGATACCGACCAGACCCTCACCTATGATCAGAACGGTGCATTCGATGCATTGAGTACAGGGCAGACCGCGACAGATCAGTTTGTTTATTCCGTCACGGATGCGGATGGCGCCATATCCAGCGCCTCCGTGACAGTGACCATCAACGGGTTGGACGAACCGCTGCTGACGGATGCTATCGGACAAGGTGGGGTCGCTTCGGTAGGTCAAACGGGACCAGATCAATGGCATAGCGTGGCGTTTGACACGCAAATCGAAAACGCAGTCGTGGTGCTGGGTCCCGTCACAAGTAACGACGCGCAAGAATTGACCACGCGTGTGCGAAATGTCACCGACAACGGTTTCGAGTTCCAGATCGACGAATGGGATTATCTGGATGGGGTCCATGGCGTCGAGGATATCGGATGGCTGGCCATCGCCGAAGGCTCACACACCCTAAACAGCGGCCAGACCATCGTCGCATCAACGGCGTCTGTTGGCGTTGGGTTCGCCGCTGTCGCCTTTGGGGAAACGCTGGACGATGCCATTGTCTTTGCGGAGACCACCACGGTGAACGACGCTGCAGCCCTTGCCACGCGCATCCGCAGCGTCACCGACCAAGGGTTCGAGGTTCAGATCGAAGAGGAAGAAGCCGGCGGCGCCCATGTCGCCGAGACCGTCTCCTGGATCGCCATTGAAACCGGCGGCAGCGGCGGGTTGGAAGCCGTGCGCACAGGCGATCAGCTTGATGAACGCGCCGACAGCTTTGTATTCACGCAACCCTTTACCGACACGCCCGTCTTTATTGCAGACATGCAAACGACAGACGGCGTTGATACGGCCACGCTGCGCCTGAGCGAGATCGACGCAAACGGCGTCTCGATGTTTGTGCAGGAAGAGCGGTCTGCGGACACTGAAGTGGACCACACAAACGAGGTTGCCGGGTATCTCGCCCTGCAAGACGGGTTGATCTATCTGGATAGTTTCATGGCCTGA